From one Triticum urartu cultivar G1812 chromosome 3, Tu2.1, whole genome shotgun sequence genomic stretch:
- the LOC125547272 gene encoding G-type lectin S-receptor-like serine/threonine-protein kinase At5g35370, giving the protein ATVWQSFDHPTNALLVGQSLKHGARLTANVSAADWRDGRLYLAVGDDGLSAYVNAAPPQRYYQLGLSETSPGAYATYTNGSLTVSARPGAPPLAAMELPTVGAGTVQYMRLEHDGHLRIYEWRSGWAPVFDVLRLFPDGGCAFPTACGAYGVCTADTQCSCPDAANFRPVDFRRPNRGCVPTTPPPTSCRPSRRPRTQHRLVSLPGTAYFNDHGTSMRAVERVSEEACKKACLDDCACAAAQFYYGPDAGDGSCYLQSEVFSMQTVQPDVVHYNSTMHIKVQVKPARN; this is encoded by the coding sequence GCCACGGTGTGGCAGTCGTTCGACCACCCCACGAACGCGCTCCTCGTCGGGCAGTCGCTGAAGCACGGCGCTCGGCTCACCGCCAACGTGTCGGCCGCGGACTGGCGCGATGGCCGGCTCTACCTCGCCGTCGGCGATGACGGCCTGAGCGCCTACGTCAACGCCGCGCCGCCTCAGCGCTACTACCAGCTCGGCCTCAGCGAGACCTCACCCGGCGCCTACGCAACGTACACCAATGGCAGCCTCACGGTGTCCGCCCGGCCCGGAGCCCCGCCTCTGGCAGCCATGGAGCTGCCCACCGTCGGCGCCGGCACGGTGCAGTACATGCGGCTGGAGCACGACGGCCACCTCCGGATCTACGAGTGGCGCTCGGGCTGGGCGCCGGTGTTCGACGTGCTGCGCCTCTTCCCGGATGGCGGCTGCGCATTCCCGACAGCGTGCGGCGCGTACGGCGTGTGCACGGCCGACACGCAGTGCAGCTGCCCCGACGCGGCCAACTTCCGGCCGGTGGACTTCCGGAGGCCCAACCGCGGCTGCGTCCCGACCACGCCGCCTCCAACGTCGTGCCGCCCGTCGCGGCGGCCACGCACGCAGCACCGGCTGGTGTCGCTGCCGGGCACGGCCTACTTCAACGACCACGGCACGAGCATGCGCGCCGTGGAGAGGGTAAGCGAGGAGGCGTGCAAGAAGGCGTGCCTGGACGACTGCGCCTGCGCGGCGGCGCAGTTCTACTACGGCCCGGACGCCGGCGACGGGTCATGCTACCTGCAGTCGGAGGTGTTCTCGATGCAGACGGTGCAGCCGGACGTGGTGCACTACAACTCCACCATGCATATCAAGGTGCAGGTCAAGCCTGCCAGGAACTGA